Proteins from one Mycobacterium sp. SMC-2 genomic window:
- the trmI gene encoding tRNA (adenine(58)-N(1))-methyltransferase TrmI, with translation MSATGPFTVGERVQLTDAKGRHYTMSLTPGAEFHTHRGSIAHDALIGLEQGSVVKSSNGAPFLALRPLLVDYIMSMPRGPQVIYPKDAAQIVHEGDIFPGARVLEAGAGSGALTCSLLRAVGPDGRVVSYEQRADHAEHARRNVSVFYGRLPDNWELIVSDVADSDWPDGSFDRAVLDMLAPWEVLDAVARLLIPGGVLMIYVATVTQLSRVVEALRAQQCWTEPRAWETLQRGWNVVGLAVRPQHSMRAHTAFLVFTRRLAPGVVAPAPLGRKREGRDG, from the coding sequence GTGTCCGCAACCGGCCCGTTCACCGTCGGGGAACGCGTCCAACTCACCGATGCCAAGGGCCGGCACTACACGATGTCGCTCACGCCCGGCGCGGAGTTCCATACCCATCGCGGCTCGATCGCCCACGACGCGTTGATCGGGCTGGAACAGGGCAGTGTGGTCAAGTCCAGCAACGGCGCGCCCTTCTTGGCGCTGCGGCCGCTACTGGTCGACTACATCATGTCGATGCCCCGCGGGCCGCAGGTCATCTATCCCAAGGACGCCGCGCAGATCGTGCACGAGGGCGACATCTTCCCCGGCGCGCGCGTGCTGGAGGCCGGGGCCGGGTCGGGGGCGCTGACGTGCTCGCTGCTGCGCGCGGTCGGGCCCGACGGCCGGGTGGTCTCCTACGAGCAGCGCGCCGACCACGCCGAGCACGCCCGCCGCAACGTGTCGGTGTTCTATGGCCGGCTGCCGGACAACTGGGAGCTGATCGTCAGCGATGTCGCCGACTCCGATTGGCCCGACGGCTCCTTCGACCGGGCCGTGCTCGACATGCTCGCGCCGTGGGAGGTGCTCGACGCGGTCGCCCGGCTGTTGATCCCCGGCGGCGTGCTGATGATCTACGTCGCCACGGTGACCCAGCTGTCGCGCGTCGTGGAGGCTCTGCGGGCCCAGCAGTGCTGGACCGAGCCGCGGGCGTGGGAGACGCTGCAACGCGGCTGGAACGTTGTCGGCCTGGCCGTTCGGCCACAACACTCCATGCGCGCACACACCGCGTTCCTGGTTTTCACTCGACGGCTCGCGCCCGGCGTCGTCGCTCCGGCCCCGCTGGGGCGCAAACGCGAGGGACGCGACGGCTAG
- a CDS encoding RecB family exonuclease, producing MTDQPQDRARPAARPALSPSRAADFKQCPLLYRFRAIDRLPEAPSAAQLRGSVVHAALQRLYGLPAAQRGPDTAVSLVEPAWDQVIAAAPELAGGFDAEQRSQLIADARALLSGYYRLEDPTRFDPQCCEERVEVQLADGTLLRGFIDRIDVAATGELRVVDYKTGKAPPAARALAEFKAMFQMKFYAVALLRTRGVPPTRLRLIYLADGQVLDYSPDHDELLRFEKTLMAIWRAIQSAGETGDFRPSQSRLCDWCPHQQHCPLFGGTPPAYPGWPDYAPAQGVSHQTEPAA from the coding sequence ATGACCGACCAGCCGCAGGACCGCGCGCGGCCGGCTGCAAGGCCGGCGCTGTCCCCGTCGCGGGCGGCGGACTTCAAGCAGTGCCCGCTGCTGTACCGGTTCCGGGCGATCGACCGACTGCCCGAGGCGCCGTCGGCCGCGCAGCTGCGCGGCTCGGTCGTGCACGCCGCCCTGCAACGGCTCTACGGGCTGCCCGCCGCGCAGCGCGGTCCCGACACCGCGGTGTCACTGGTCGAGCCGGCCTGGGACCAGGTGATCGCCGCGGCGCCCGAACTGGCCGGCGGATTCGACGCCGAGCAGCGCAGCCAGCTGATCGCCGACGCCCGAGCGTTGCTCTCCGGCTACTACCGGCTCGAGGACCCGACCCGCTTCGACCCCCAGTGCTGCGAAGAGCGCGTGGAGGTCCAGCTGGCCGACGGCACGCTGCTGCGCGGATTCATCGATCGGATCGACGTCGCCGCCACCGGGGAGCTGCGCGTGGTCGACTACAAGACCGGCAAGGCGCCGCCGGCCGCGCGTGCCCTGGCCGAGTTCAAGGCGATGTTCCAGATGAAGTTCTACGCGGTGGCCCTGCTGCGCACGCGTGGCGTGCCGCCCACCCGACTGCGGCTCATCTATCTCGCCGACGGGCAGGTGTTGGACTACTCCCCAGACCACGACGAGTTGCTGCGCTTCGAGAAGACCCTGATGGCGATCTGGCGTGCCATCCAATCCGCGGGCGAGACGGGCGATTTCCGTCCCAGCCAGTCGCGGTTGTGCGACTGGTGCCCCCACCAGCAGCACTGCCCGCTCTTCGGCGGAACGCCACCGGCCTACCCGGGATGGCCGGATTATGCACCGGCACAAGGGGTTTCACATCAAACGGAGCCGGCGGCCTGA
- a CDS encoding DUF503 domain-containing protein codes for MWIGWLEFDVLLGDVRSLKQKRSVIRPVVAELQRKFSVSAAETGSHELYRRAGIGVATVSGDRSHAVAVLDAAERLVAAHPEFELLSVRRGLQRSDD; via the coding sequence ATGTGGATCGGCTGGCTGGAGTTCGACGTGTTGCTCGGCGACGTCCGATCACTCAAACAAAAGCGGTCGGTGATCCGCCCCGTGGTCGCCGAGCTGCAACGCAAGTTCAGCGTGTCGGCGGCCGAGACGGGTTCGCACGAGCTGTATCGACGCGCGGGCATCGGCGTGGCCACGGTGTCCGGCGACCGCAGCCACGCGGTCGCGGTCCTGGATGCGGCCGAACGGCTGGTTGCCGCACACCCCGAGTTCGAGCTGCTGTCGGTGCGACGGGGTCTGCAGCGCAGCGACGATTAG
- a CDS encoding DEAD/DEAH box helicase, with product MLEDTTFAHLGVSQPLVDALAKGGVHRPFPIQIETLPDTLAGRDVLGRGKTGSGKTLAFSIPLVSRLDAGDRRPGKPTGLVLAPTRELATQIAATIEPLAAVRGLRVTTIFGGVSQHKQVAALKSGIDIVVACPGRLEDLMKQGIVKLSAVQVTVIDEADHLADLGFLPSVTRILAATPRVGQRMLFSATLDAAVDTLVKRFLSSPVTRSVAEPKTPTPAMTHHLFCVDGPQAKKDLVHRLAAGDSRRILFMRTKHQARKLARQLTQSGIASVELHGNLSQAVRDRNLAAFAAGQARVLVATDIAARGVHVDNIELVVHVDPPPEHKAYLHRSGRTARAGASGDVVTIVLPEQRRDAESMMRKAAIRAVPQQVTAASPVIHALAGRAAPREVVAQPSATVRRSGAAAPHGPSAARPRRRRSRRPAAASR from the coding sequence ATGCTTGAGGACACAACTTTTGCTCACCTCGGGGTGAGCCAACCGCTGGTTGACGCGCTCGCTAAGGGCGGCGTCCACCGGCCGTTCCCGATCCAGATTGAGACCCTGCCGGATACGCTTGCCGGCCGCGACGTGTTGGGCCGCGGCAAGACCGGTAGCGGTAAGACGCTGGCCTTCTCGATTCCGCTGGTAAGCCGGCTCGACGCCGGTGATCGCCGGCCCGGCAAGCCGACCGGATTGGTGTTGGCGCCCACCCGGGAACTGGCGACACAGATCGCCGCGACCATCGAGCCGCTCGCCGCGGTGCGAGGCCTGCGCGTGACCACCATCTTCGGCGGGGTGTCGCAACACAAGCAGGTCGCGGCGCTGAAGTCGGGTATCGACATCGTCGTCGCCTGCCCGGGCCGCCTGGAAGATTTGATGAAGCAAGGCATCGTCAAACTGAGCGCGGTCCAGGTCACCGTCATCGATGAGGCCGACCACCTCGCCGACCTTGGTTTCCTGCCCTCCGTGACCCGTATCTTGGCGGCCACTCCCCGGGTCGGCCAGCGGATGCTGTTCTCGGCCACTCTTGACGCCGCAGTCGACACGCTGGTGAAGCGATTCCTGAGCAGCCCGGTGACGCGATCGGTCGCAGAACCGAAGACCCCGACTCCCGCGATGACGCATCACCTCTTCTGCGTCGACGGGCCGCAAGCCAAGAAGGACCTGGTACACCGGTTGGCCGCGGGCGACTCCCGGCGAATCCTCTTCATGCGGACCAAGCACCAGGCCCGGAAGCTGGCCCGCCAGCTCACCCAATCGGGCATCGCGTCGGTGGAGTTGCATGGCAACCTTTCCCAAGCCGTGCGCGACCGGAACCTGGCGGCGTTCGCCGCCGGTCAGGCGCGAGTGCTGGTCGCGACCGACATCGCCGCGCGCGGCGTGCACGTGGACAACATCGAGCTGGTGGTCCACGTCGACCCGCCGCCGGAGCACAAGGCCTACCTGCACCGCTCCGGCCGCACGGCCCGGGCCGGCGCCTCCGGCGACGTGGTCACCATCGTGCTGCCCGAGCAACGCCGGGACGCCGAATCGATGATGCGCAAGGCGGCCATCCGCGCCGTTCCCCAGCAGGTCACCGCGGCCTCCCCCGTCATCCATGCCCTGGCCGGCCGGGCCGCGCCCCGCGAAGTCGTCGCGCAGCCTTCGGCGACGGTCCGTCGGTCCGGGGCCGCCGCCCCGCACGGCCCGTCGGCCGCGCGTCCCAGGCGGCGCCGGTCACGTCGCCCCGCCGCCGCGTCGCGATAA
- the arc gene encoding proteasome ATPase, with the protein MGGSERSEAFGTPRESGMSPGDAAELEELRREAALLREQLEHATGAHGSARSARDVHQLEARIDSLAARNSKLMETLKEARQQLLALREEVDRLGQPPSGYGVLLAAHEDDTVDVFTSGRKMRLTCSPNIDVASLRKGQTVRLNEALTVVEAGAYESVGEISTLRELLADGHRALVVGHADEERIVWLAEPLVAEDLPEGHPDALNDDTRPRKLRPGDSLLVDTKAGYAFERIPKAEVEDLVLEEVPDVSYLDIGGLTRQIEQIRDAVELPFLHKELYREYALRPPKGVLLYGPPGCGKTLIAKAVANSLAKKMAEVRGDDAREAKSYFLNIKGPELLNKFVGETERHIRLIFQRAREKASEGTPVIVFFDEMDSIFRTRGTGVSSDVETTVVPQLLSEIDGVEGLENVIVIGASNREDMIDPAILRPGRLDVKIKIERPDAEAAQDIFSKYLVESLPLHADDLAEFDGDRSACIKAMIEKVVERMYAEIDDNRFLEVTYANGDKEVMYFKDFNSGAMIQNVVDRAKKNAIKSVLETGQPGLRIQHLLDSIVDEFAENEDLPNTTNPDDWARISGKKGERIVYIRTLVTGKSSSASRAIDTESNLGQYL; encoded by the coding sequence ATGGGTGGCTCAGAGCGTTCTGAAGCATTCGGTACCCCCCGCGAGTCAGGCATGTCCCCCGGCGATGCTGCCGAATTGGAGGAATTACGCCGCGAGGCAGCGCTGCTGCGCGAGCAACTCGAGCACGCAACCGGGGCGCACGGCAGCGCCCGCTCTGCGCGCGATGTGCATCAACTCGAAGCCCGTATCGACTCGCTTGCGGCACGCAACTCGAAGTTGATGGAGACGCTCAAAGAGGCGCGCCAGCAACTACTGGCGTTGCGGGAGGAAGTCGACCGGCTCGGGCAGCCGCCGAGCGGCTACGGCGTGTTGTTGGCCGCCCACGAGGACGACACGGTCGACGTGTTCACCTCGGGCCGCAAGATGCGACTGACCTGCTCGCCGAACATCGACGTTGCGTCGCTGCGGAAGGGCCAGACGGTTCGCCTCAACGAGGCGCTGACCGTCGTCGAGGCGGGCGCCTACGAATCGGTCGGCGAGATCTCCACGTTGCGTGAGCTGTTGGCCGACGGGCACCGGGCATTGGTGGTCGGTCACGCCGACGAGGAGCGCATCGTGTGGCTCGCCGAGCCGTTGGTGGCCGAGGATCTGCCGGAGGGGCACCCCGACGCGCTCAACGACGACACCAGGCCGCGCAAGCTGCGGCCGGGCGATTCGTTGCTGGTCGACACCAAGGCGGGCTACGCGTTCGAGCGCATCCCGAAGGCCGAGGTCGAGGACTTGGTGCTCGAAGAGGTGCCCGACGTCAGCTACTTGGACATCGGTGGCCTGACCCGCCAGATCGAGCAGATCCGCGACGCCGTGGAGCTGCCCTTCTTGCACAAGGAGCTGTACCGGGAGTACGCGCTGCGTCCGCCCAAGGGTGTGTTGCTGTATGGGCCGCCCGGCTGTGGGAAGACGTTGATCGCCAAGGCGGTGGCCAATTCGCTGGCCAAGAAGATGGCCGAGGTGCGTGGAGACGACGCGCGCGAAGCGAAGTCGTACTTCCTCAACATCAAGGGCCCCGAGTTGTTGAACAAGTTCGTCGGTGAGACCGAGCGGCACATCCGGCTGATCTTCCAGCGGGCGCGGGAGAAGGCGTCGGAGGGCACACCGGTGATCGTGTTCTTCGACGAGATGGACTCGATCTTCCGCACCCGTGGAACCGGAGTCTCCTCGGACGTCGAGACCACGGTCGTACCGCAGCTGCTCAGCGAGATCGACGGGGTGGAGGGTCTCGAGAACGTCATCGTGATCGGCGCCTCCAACCGTGAGGACATGATCGATCCGGCGATCCTGCGGCCCGGCCGCCTGGACGTCAAGATCAAGATCGAGCGGCCCGATGCGGAAGCGGCGCAAGACATCTTCTCGAAGTACCTGGTCGAGTCGCTGCCGTTGCATGCCGACGACCTCGCCGAGTTCGACGGCGACCGGTCGGCGTGCATCAAGGCGATGATCGAGAAGGTCGTCGAGCGGATGTACGCCGAGATCGACGACAACCGGTTCCTGGAGGTCACCTACGCCAACGGTGACAAGGAAGTCATGTACTTCAAGGACTTCAACTCCGGGGCGATGATCCAGAACGTCGTCGACCGGGCGAAGAAGAACGCGATCAAGTCGGTGCTGGAAACCGGGCAACCGGGTCTGCGCATCCAGCATCTGCTCGACTCGATCGTCGACGAGTTCGCCGAGAACGAGGACCTGCCCAACACCACCAACCCCGATGACTGGGCACGGATTTCGGGCAAGAAGGGCGAGCGGATCGTCTACATCCGCACCCTGGTCACCGGCAAGAGCTCGAGTGCGTCGCGGGCCATCGACACCGAGTCCAACCTGGGTCAGTACCTGTAG